The Streptomyces sp. NBC_01275 genome has a segment encoding these proteins:
- a CDS encoding acyclic terpene utilization AtuA family protein has protein sequence MTVLRIGNASGFYGDRFDAVREMLTGGELDVLTGDYLAELTMLILGRDRLKDPSAGYARTFLRQLEDCLGLAHDRRVRIVANAGGLNPAGLADAVRQLADRLGIPVRVAHVEGDDRTADHPGSLTAHAYLGGFGIAACLREGADVVVTGRVTDAALVTGPAAAHFGWGPGEYDRLAGAVVAGHVLECGTQATGGNYAFFRETSLRGGGLGGEGLRDGGLRDGGLREGRRDLRRPGFPLAEIHADGSSVITKHPGTGGFVDVGTVTAQLLYETGPARYAGPDVTARLDAVRLTQDGPDRVRIDGVRGEAPPPTLKVGRTRLGGFRNEVVFVLTGLDIEAKAELVREQMTEALATSRPGEVRWDLVRTDRPDADTEETASALLRLVVRDPQQALVGRALSGAAVELALASYPGFHVLAPPGKGSPYGIFEASYVPQDAVAHVAVLDDGRRVPVPPAADTLVLEEVPEPPLPQPPPPGPVRCAPLGLVAGARSGDKGGNANVGVWVRTDDAWRWLVHELTTDRFRQLIPESHGLTVTRHALPGLRALNFVVEGLLGDGVAAQHRFDPQAKALGEWLRSRHLDIPEALL, from the coding sequence GTTTCTACGGCGACCGTTTCGACGCCGTGCGCGAGATGCTCACCGGCGGCGAACTGGACGTCCTCACCGGCGACTACCTTGCCGAGCTGACCATGCTCATCCTGGGCCGGGACCGGCTGAAGGACCCGTCCGCCGGCTACGCCCGCACCTTCCTGCGCCAGTTGGAGGATTGCCTGGGCCTCGCCCACGACCGCCGGGTCCGGATCGTCGCCAACGCGGGCGGTCTCAACCCGGCCGGGCTCGCCGACGCCGTACGGCAGTTGGCGGACCGGCTCGGCATCCCCGTACGGGTCGCGCACGTCGAGGGCGACGACCGCACCGCCGACCACCCGGGCAGCCTCACCGCCCACGCCTACCTCGGGGGCTTCGGCATCGCCGCCTGTCTGCGCGAGGGCGCGGACGTGGTGGTCACCGGGCGGGTCACGGACGCGGCCCTGGTCACCGGCCCCGCCGCCGCTCACTTCGGCTGGGGGCCGGGGGAGTACGACCGGCTCGCGGGCGCGGTCGTCGCCGGGCACGTCCTGGAGTGCGGGACGCAGGCCACGGGCGGCAACTACGCCTTCTTCCGGGAGACGAGTCTCAGGGGCGGGGGCCTCGGGGGCGAGGGTCTCAGGGACGGAGGTCTCAGGGACGGAGGCCTGAGGGAGGGCCGCCGTGACCTCCGCCGCCCCGGCTTCCCCCTTGCCGAGATCCACGCCGACGGCAGCAGCGTCATCACCAAGCACCCGGGGACGGGCGGCTTCGTCGACGTCGGCACGGTGACCGCCCAACTCCTGTACGAGACGGGCCCGGCCCGGTACGCGGGACCCGACGTCACCGCCCGTCTGGACGCCGTACGGCTCACCCAGGACGGCCCGGACCGGGTCCGGATCGACGGCGTGCGCGGCGAGGCCCCGCCCCCGACCCTCAAGGTCGGCCGCACCCGCCTGGGCGGCTTCCGCAACGAGGTCGTGTTCGTGCTCACCGGACTCGACATCGAGGCCAAGGCGGAGCTGGTGCGGGAGCAGATGACGGAGGCGCTCGCCACGTCACGCCCGGGGGAGGTCCGTTGGGATCTCGTCCGCACCGACCGGCCCGACGCCGACACCGAGGAGACCGCCTCCGCCCTGCTCCGGCTCGTCGTACGGGACCCGCAACAGGCGCTCGTGGGGCGGGCGTTGAGCGGTGCGGCGGTGGAGCTGGCGCTGGCGAGCTACCCCGGCTTCCATGTGCTCGCGCCGCCGGGCAAGGGCTCCCCCTACGGGATCTTCGAGGCCTCGTACGTCCCCCAGGACGCCGTCGCGCACGTCGCCGTCCTCGACGACGGACGCCGTGTCCCCGTGCCCCCGGCCGCCGACACCCTCGTACTCGAAGAAGTACCGGAACCACCCCTGCCGCAGCCCCCGCCGCCCGGGCCCGTGCGGTGCGCGCCGCTGGGGCTCGTCGCCGGGGCCCGCAGCGGGGACAAGGGCGGGAACGCCAACGTGGGGGTGTGGGTCAGGACCGACGACGCCTGGCGGTGGCTCGTGCACGAGCTGACCACCGACCGCTTCCGACAGCTCATACCCGAGAGCCACGGGTTGACGGTGACCCGGCACGCCCTGCCCGGCCTGCGCGCCCTGAACTTCGTCGTCGAGGGCCTCCTCGGGGACGGCGTCGCCGCCCAGCACCGCTTCGACCCGCAGGCCAAGGCCCTCGGCGAATGGCTGCGCTCCCGCCACCTGGACATCCCGGAGGCCCTCCTTTGA